The Helicobacter cetorum MIT 00-7128 region TTTAGGATTTTTGATAGAAATAAACCCTCTTAAGCCCCCTAAAATCAGCTATTCAAAGACAATTTTTATTGTTTCGCAAATTTTTGAAAAAATTTTTTGATTTTCTAAAAAAACTCGCTAAAAAGCTAATCTAATCAAAATTTCTAGCCAAAAATTGCCAAAAAATTAGAAAATCAATCCTCAAAATACAGATTAAAAACAACCAAAAAGTAAAAAATTAATGATAAAAAGCAAGCATAAAACAAGAATATCAATAAGCCTAAATCCCCTTTTATATTAAAGGAGTATTAAAGCTTATTTTAAAAAATTAGATTTTGATTTTTAATTGTTTGAGAGTATCACATGCACCTTTAGCGCCTAATTTACACCCTCTTTTAAAATTCTCTATCGCATTTTTCTCATCTCTTGGCATGCCATCGCCATTATATTGCATAGCCCCTAGATTAAAGCATCCTCCGCCATTTTTAAATTCACATGCTTTAGCATAGCGGGCGATAGCCTCTTTAAAGTTTTTAGCTACGCCATCACCTTTGTGATACATATTCCCCGCATTAAAACAACCCGCACTATCTTTCAAACCACATGCTTTATTATAAAATTCAAGTGCTTTTTGAAGATTTTTAGCTGTGCCACGCCCCTCATCATATAAAGTGCCTAAGATTGTGCAACCATCAGCGTCATCTAAATCACAAGCTTTAGTAAAATACTCTAAAGATTTTTTAAAGTCCCTTGTTACCGCCTTGCCATCATGATAGATGCCCCCTAAACTCGCACAACCCTCAGCGTATTTTAATTCACATGCTTTAGAATAGTATTGCAAAGATTTTTTAATATTTTTAGATACACCTTGCCCATCATAATACAAATTACCCGCATTAAAGCACCCACTACTATAGCCTAAATCACACGCTTTCACATAATATTCGCTCGCTTTTTTAAAGTCCTTTTCAACACCTTGCCCCGAATAATATAACACACCTAGATTAAAGCACCCGCTACTTTCTTTTAACTCGCAAGCTTTTTCAAAATGTTTCTTAGCTTTAGCAAAATCTTGCGCTTTATAACTTTGTGCGCCTAAACTTACAAGCTCTTTGGGGT contains the following coding sequences:
- a CDS encoding SEL1-like repeat protein, with product MLQNVKKVAFKVLLLSGLCVVGLMAEQDPKELVSLGAQSYKAQDFAKAKKHFEKACELKESSGCFNLGVLYYSGQGVEKDFKKASEYYVKACDLGYSSGCFNAGNLYYDGQGVSKNIKKSLQYYSKACELKYAEGCASLGGIYHDGKAVTRDFKKSLEYFTKACDLDDADGCTILGTLYDEGRGTAKNLQKALEFYNKACGLKDSAGCFNAGNMYHKGDGVAKNFKEAIARYAKACEFKNGGGCFNLGAMQYNGDGMPRDEKNAIENFKRGCKLGAKGACDTLKQLKIKI